Genomic DNA from Canis lupus dingo isolate Sandy chromosome 4, ASM325472v2, whole genome shotgun sequence:
CCCACCTCATCTCCAGTGACCACTACATCCTGcaccccccaccaccagccccacaCCCCCAGCCTGCCCACATGGCACCTCTTGGGCAGTTTGTATCGCTGCAGGCCCAGCACCCACGTATGGTGAGTCTGGGCAATGGGTTTGATGGTATAGGGGATGGCATGGTGGGGGGGCAGGGTTTCCCTCATTACTGATTTTGGCTGGCCCACCCCTGCTTCTTCCAGCCCCTGCAGCGGCTTGACAACGATGTGGACCTGCGGGGGGACCAGCACCCCCTGGGGAGCTTCACCTACTccacctctgccccaggcccagccctgtcCCCATCTGTGCCCCTGCACTACCTGCCCCATGATCCACTGCACCAGGAGCTATCCTTTGGTGTGGTAAGTACGGACCCCACCCAGACCCTAGGGTGATCAGGAGACAGGCCCACTGGGCTGACCTGCACCTGGTACCCCTCTCGTAGCCATATTCCCACATGATGCCACGGAGACTGAGCACCCAGAGATACCGCCTGCAACAGCCActgcccccgccacccccaccgccacccccgcCACCGTATTACCCCAGCTTCCTGCCCTACTTTCTGTAAGTACCAGCACATCTGCCCCAGAGCCACGTGCTCTGGTTTCCTGGGACTTCCATTTGGACTCCAACAGAGCCCCACACGGTGCCTGGGGCCTCTAAAGCCATCTGGCATCCCTACCAAACCACATGTACTCAACACTCATGAGCTGGGTTTCTCACCTTCCTACAATGCCTTGGGACAAACACTGGAGTCCCTGGTGTGAACGGTGCAGAGCTCTGGGCTTTGTTTCATGGAGGGAGACGGGAACAGCTCTGCACCCCCTACACCTACTGACCTTGACCCTGGGCCCCCCACACCTGTCTCCCCTCCCCTAGCTCGATGCTGCCAATGTCACCAACAGCAATGGGGCCCACCATCAGCCTGGATCTCGATGTGGATGACGTGGAGATGGAGAACTATGAGGTCCCGTGGAGCACTGTCCTGGGAGGTGGGAGCTTAGGGGACCTCAGGCCCTGAGCATTCAATgaccctccccctcctgcccgtATCCAGGCCCTCCTGAACCTGGCAGAGCGACTAGGAGATGCCAAGCCTCGAGGCCTCACCAAAGCGGACATTGAGCAGCTCCCATCATACCGCTTTAACCCAGACAGCCATCAGTCAGAGCAGACACTGTGAGTACTATTCCCTCATCTGCCCCTCTGTGAGCACAGGCGGCTGCAGGGGCCCCCTTCCTCCAGGGGTTTTGTGCTGTGCGAtgagcctcccccctcccctgccatcaTTGTGGAGGTGACACTCTATACTCTCTCTCAGGTGTGTTGTCTGCTTCAGTGACTTTGAGGCACGGCAGCTGCTGCGAGTCCTCCCCTGCAACCACGAGTTCCACACCAAGTGTGTCGACAAGTGGTTAAAGGTAACGCATGATTCCAttatgtgggggtggggggtggtagaCCTTGGAGGGTTTCCCTTCTTGTCAGCTAGAAGTCCAGGCTCTGTTCATGGGTCAAGTCCCAGAAGCAGAATAGACCCAGCTGGGGTGGAGGACAGACAAGAGTGAAGCCTGATGTGTGGCTGCTCCCCCAGGCCAACCGGACGTGTCCCATTTGCCGGGCCGACGCCTCCGAGGTGCCCAGGGAGGCTGAATGAGGCCCACAGCCGCCCAGGATAACCCTGCCCGAAGCTCTGGAAGCTCGGGTTGGGGGGACCTGGGGAGGACGGGGAGGGAGTGGCCCAGGCCTGCCCCGTCATTCCCGCCTGCATCTCCAGAGCTGGTGCCAGGGTCAGCCCCGAGAGAAGCCCCTGCAATAAGCCCCTGCATTTGCCAAGCTCCAAAGACTCCTGCCCCGATCTGCCTGCCAGTCTGCCCGCCATGGAGCTGCCTGACTGTCCCTAACTCAGTCTCCCTCCTGTTTGCCCTTGAATTCGTCTCCTTTTCCTGCCAGCCCTGGGAGCCAGGGGTCCGTCCGTCCCCCCCTACCGCCACCCCCCAGTGCAGCTGGGGGAGATCCTCAGCCCCAGGATGGGCAaaggggactccatcctgggttgCCTGGTCTCTTGCACTGAAATGGTATGCCGTCTGACTGGATGGCACTGACAGGTGTGCAGACAGAGCGTGGCATGAGGCCATTTCCTGAGCCCCAGACCTGAGTCCAGGAGCCTTGATCTCAGACAGACTCAGATAGCCAGCCTTACCCAGGCTTCTGTGAGGGTTGGTCCCCTCAAGGACCCTCACCCCAGTCACAACattccagccccacccccaggctggagGATATCAGAGCCAGCCTCCTCAGTATATGGGGAACTGGCCCTGAGCTGGGGTGGCATGTATCCTGAGGGGGCCCAGGCCATGCAGGGGAGAGTGACCTCCTTTGTTCCTGGTGGCCACCCCTCCCTGGCAGTGAAAGGGGGCCAGACACACACCCTGTCTCCCCTCTCTGTTGTTTTGCATGAACGTGAAGAGCAgcagtttttgtttattcatttggccGAAAATCGCGTGTAGGATTTGGgagtgtggatttttaaataatttgtttccttttggtttAATGGGGGATATAGGGACCAACCAGGACCAAGTGCCCAGGTCTGGTGGTGCCGCCTGGTCTACATGCATGTGtgcggctggggctgggctgggcggtTGGCAGTcatgggtggggttggggggtggtcTGTGCTCAGCTGATAACTGCCATGCACTGTACTGCACACGTCCCCAGAGCCTACCGGGACCGTACGCTTTTCAGGGCATTTCTCCCTCCAGCCAGGGCCCATCTCCCACCTGACTGGGTGAGTCTCCTCCAAGGAAGTCCCAGGAGGACAGGGACCAGGGAGGGCGTGGACCCCACATCTAGGGGCCCCCTCCCAGCCTGAGCCCTGCCCTCCAAGGTCTGGAGGAGGCCCCCATACAGTCTGGCTGAGCTCCCACCCTTTCCTTTCCTGGTCCCATTCCTTTCCTGTCCTACTCCCAGCTGGGGTTGCTGCCCTGAACGAACTGCGTGTGGGGCCGGCACATCCTAGCAGGCAGCCCCTGGCGCCTGCTGCCTCAGGGATGCTCCAACCACCCTCGTTCTCCCTGCAGCGGCCCTGGCTCCCTGCACCCCCTCAGCCTGCCATGGGGCCCCATCACCCTGGCCCCACCCCCGTGGAGAACCCAAAGTCTTACTGTATATAACTCCAGGTGACGTTTCTATATTTATAGCAGTGTTGAAATCCCACGTGTTTTACACAGAAAACCACCCTCTCCAaacccctccccttcccaccccaacAAAAGGTTTTCAGAATCCTTAAGGTTCCTGGGGCAGGCGGAAACAGGCTCACGGATTGTGTGTCGGCTGCAGCAATGATTCCAACGAGCAGCTATTGGGGGGGAAAACacgacatttaaaaaaaaatcattaaaaaaaagatttataaaacaattatttaggaTGTTTGTGATTTGCCGACCTTGCTATAGATGCCATGTTACCAATGATTTCCTGTGGTGGGGGCTTGTCAttgtttactctttttatttaCCAACTTCTGGCCTAGGCATGACAGTGGGCACCATCCCCCAGCCTTGGCTGGGCCCAGCACCTGTGTTCTGTGTTAgaaaggttatatatatatatatatatatatatatatatatatatatatatatatatatatataattacatatatatatattaaaatatatgtaatttgggGGGCCCTGTTCCTTGCACATTTTACAGTTACCTCATTTTTCCcatgtatgtatttgagaaaatgctaatatatagagaaaaaaaatggttcttaAAGCTTAAATGTGTggtttttttccattccattggATTCACATTGGTTTGTAGCATTTAACATAACTAGTatgttgtattatatatatgtgtatactgattgaaatttttaacagatttgtactttttttaaaatgaaagttgcTAGTTCTGCTTGACCAAGTAGtgcaatcattattttttttaatattgttgctGATTTCAGAGGGATATTCACTAATAAATGTATGATGTATATCAAATATTGCCCAAGCTGCCTTTGGCTACCTGTTCTTTTGGTGGGAAGTGGGGGTAAATGTCAGTCTGAGAGTGGGTAGGGGCTAGGGATGAGGTGGGCAGAAAAGATTGTTCTCTGCTATGATACCTTGAGGGTACCTCCTGATCAAGAGGGTCTGCCAAGCCAGGTTAGTCATGACATTCTGGGCCATGTGCTTCACACTCAAAGTAGGATTCTGTTGGCAAGTGGCAGGATTCCATCAAACTGGTTTTAGGAAAGTGTCACTTATTTTGGTCTGTCACTTAAGTTCTGGATGTAGGTTCTGCCTCAAGCATGACTGGATTGGGCATGGGGATGTTATAaagaaccaagatgtccttcattTTACAACTTTGTTTTGAAGGAGCTGCCTCAGTGTGGTATTTTTCTTGGTAGCTCTAGTTTAGTTTCTTGTAGTTTAGCATCTTTCCATGGGAAAACCATTTTTTCCCTGGAATTCTAATGGGAtttttgggatggagtcttgtTAGACCCAATTTGGATTGTGGGTGCATCCCCAGGCCATTTACTAGCAGATCAAGGAGCTACACCAGCAGGATTGGCTTGACTTGCATTACATACCCTGCTACCCACAGGCCATACTAAGACTACATGGACTGGAGTCCCTCACcaccaggctcagtgggagctagGGGCCTGAAAACCACCCAAGGGACTAAGTTGGTGATGCAGTTGCATTTCTCTTACCCATGAGTGTATATGGTACTGCAGAGATACCAGCTGACTTGTTAGCATGTCAAAGCAATATGGTCTGGAGCAGGAGCAGTGGGCTGGGGTCCGGAGACCCAGGACCTGGTATCTGTGTGATGCCACTATCTGTAGCCTTGGTCAAGTCCCTTCTCTTTCAGTCTTTGGATCAACTGCAAAATAAGGGATAATTAGTTGAGTGGCTTCCTAATTGTGTTTCAGAGGAAGTGCTATGGGAGCATAAAGGGAGTCAAGAAGGGCTCTGGGGTTAAGTTAGTTTGGGAAATTCCACACTAAAGGTAACAAAGCCTGTATTGCAGGGCTTCTCTGAGCCCTGGTTATGCTGATGTATGTTATAACCCTCTAGGAATGGATACTGTGAGCAGCACTTCCTACATTTGATTGTTTGGCTACGTGTAATACTCAAGTTGCATTTTCTGGGGCACACTGAAAAGTGCTGATTAGACCAGTGATAGCAACAGAGTTCCCAGGGCCCTAGTCTGAAGACTAGGGAagtctttaagtttttttttcagtatttaaaaaaaacctatggaggggtgcctggatggctcagttggttgagtgtctgcctttggttcaggtcatgatctctggggtcctgggatcgagccccaggtctctctgctcagcaagcagtctgcttctccctctccctctgccccttaccctgctcatgccctctctctcactctctcaagtaaataaatgaagtctttaaaaaaaaaaaaaaaaaacaaaacactatggAAAAGAAGACATAAGCTTATtgatgcaaaaaacaaaacaaaacaaaaaaacaacccttgcccaattcaacattcatttatgataaaaactctcagcaatcCAGAAATAAGAGGgtaacttcctcaacttgataaactaacatctacaaaaagcccaaaCTAACATGTAATGGTGTGAAAGACTAGGTGCTTTGCCCTTGAGAttagaacaaggcaaggatggcTATCTACTCTcatcactccttttttttttttttttttttttaaagattttattcatatgggcagcccgggtggctcagcagtttagcaccgccttcagcccaggctgtgatcctggagaccccggattgagtcccacatcaggctccctgcatggagcctgcttctccctctgcctgtgtctgtgcctctctctctctgtgtgtgtctctcatgaataaataaataaaatgttaaaaaaaaaaagattttattcattcatgagagacatgcagagacaggcagagggagaagcaggatccccatggcagggaagcccaacatgggacttgatcccaggacccagggatcacgacctgagctgaaggcagaggctctaccactgagccactcaggtgtcccgactctcaccactcctattcaacaacATATTGGAAGTCTTAgcacaaaagaaaaggcaagaaaaatgaaataaaattaaacatagcaGATTGAAAATTTTCCCTATTTGTAGCTTTGATAAcctataaattatcaaaattccATGGAGAATttgaaaatcccaaggaatctaccAAGAAAAACTAGAACTAAATGAATTCATTAGGTCATAGGTTACAAgatgaatatacaaaaattaattgtattctGTATAGTagcaataaatatatgaaaaccaaAATCTAAAACATGCTATATAACCACTCAAAAGAGATGAAATATATCTAACAAGACATGAGATTCACGTGTTGAAAAATTTGACAAAACACTGGATGAAAGAAATCATAGACCTATATAAATAGAGAAACCTGTTCTCAGGCTAGAAGACTCAGCAATAGGTAAAGATGTGATTTCTTCCCATATTGGTCTATGGGTTTAATGCAATCctatcaaaaatgtttttaaaattgtgagatgacattcttcaaaatttatatgaaaaggcaaaCAAGTAGCTAAGATAACtttgaaataacaataaaatgaaaagaatcaccCAACCTGATTTTAAGAGTTATTGTATAGCTTTAAGACAATATGgcagggcagcccaagtggctcagcagtttagcgctgccttcagcctagggtgtgatcttggagaccccagatcaagacccatgtcaggctccctgcatggagcctgctttctccctctgcctgtgtctatgcctctctctctgggtctcttatgaatgaataaataaataaataaataatctttttttttttttaatttttgtttatttatgatagtcacagagagagagagagaggcagagacacaggcagagggagaagcaggctccatgcaccgggagcccgatgtgggattcgatcccaggtctccaggatcacgccctgggccaacggcaggcactaaaccgctgcgccacccagggatccccaaataaataaaatcttaaaaaaaaaaataaaagacaatatgGCAGagggatcaatggaacagaagaaggATCCCAGAAACAGCCCTGCACAAGTATGGCCAGCTAATTATTGAGCATTCAAcgaaggatagtctcttcaacaaataatacTGGAATAGTTGGACAttcatacaaaaatgaactcaaaatagatcatagatttaaaggtaaaacaaactggaaaacttatagaagaaaacaagtgaaaatCTTCACCAAGACCTAGAGCTAGGTGGAAAGAGCTTAGACATGGCACCAAAagcaatccataaaagaaaaatagtgataaattggacttcatcagaAATTATATGATTAATTTACAAGTCATATGTGTGAGAAATGACTCATGTCAGATCAATAAAGAACTCTTCAAAACTCAACaaaagggatgtctgggtggctcagcagttgagtgcctgccttcagctcaggtcatggtcctgggatcgagtcccacgtcaggctccctgtttggagcctgcttctccctctgcctatgtctctgcctccctctctgtctcatgaataaataaataaaatcttaaaaaaaaaaaaagcaaagaggatACTGCATTTGTTCACCACCATAagctattagggaaatgcaaattcaaccACAGTAAGATTATTACATACctgtaaaaataacaaaaataataaatagtgacAATATCAAGTTCTGATGAGGATGCACAGAAAGGCATTTGTTGTATATTGCTGATGGGACTATTAAATAATACAGCCACTCTGGACTATAGTCtggcaagtattttttaaataattattttgatagggcagcccgggtggctcagcggtttagcgccgccttcggcccagggagtgatcctggaaacctgggatccagtcccatgtcgggctccctgtgtggagcctgcttctccctctgcctgtctctgcctctctctctctctctctctttctgtgtctctcatgaataaataaataaaaatctttaaaaaaataattattttgatacaATCTATCGTAAGTCAGTAGAGGTTTCACTCTGCCATAGATGCATCTCTGAAGAGCCCTGTACCATTCAACTGATGAGTGTCTAAATGATGTACTATCTTTTATCCCAGCCACCTTCCATGTCCATTAATTGCATCCCAATCAATCCAGATGACCAAATAGTTCTTTATCCCCTAAGTAAGCTTAAAATGGTTGCTTCAGGTATTCCTAGATCTGCAACCCTCTTAAATCCCAGGTAAATCATGAGAGGAATCGGCTCCAGTGGGTGGCAAATTGGCTACCCTTGAAGGACTGCTGCAGCCTCTTTGCTAGCTTCAGTCTGGCGACAGCCTGGCAGTTTCCTCTAAAACTAAACATATACTTACTAAATGACCTagcactcctgggcatttatcccagaaaaatgaaaacatgtccacacaagaACATGTATGCAAATTTTCATAGCTGATTTATCCATAATCACCCCAAATGAGGAACAACCTACATGTCCTTCAGTGAGCAAATGGTTAAATTGTCATCCATCCAGATCATGAAATACTAAacaataaaaggaacaaacttgaggcccctggctggctcagctgccGGAGcgtgaaactcttgatcttgaggccatgggttcaaaccccacatttagtatagagctcacttaaaaaaaaaaaaaaaaaggaactattgatccatgcaacaacttggatggatcttaaaggaattatgctgagtgaaaaaaaaaacaatcacaaaggtgatatatatatatatatatatatatatatatatatatatatgtatatatccatttTTATAACATTATCAACATCGGGAGAGATGGAGAATAGATTAGTAGTTGCCGGGGTTAGGGATGGTGGAACAAGGGTATGTGTGTCTGACTATAAGGGTAGCAAGGGGTAAGGTCTTTGTGATAATGCAATGGTTCTGTGTCTTGATTATGGTGTGATTACATGaatttatacaaaataatgaaacttaaCAACTACAAACACAAATGGGTGGAtgtaaaactggtgaaatctggattatatcaatgtcaattttctggttttatataaaatgtcattaaGGGAAACTAAGGGTTACACCAGGcctttctgtaatatttttacaacttcctataaatctatatttagttctaaataaaaagtaaaaaaaaaaaaaaaaaaaaaagcctgtggGAAATTAGATAAAGGCTGACATTATGAATCAGATTAAAATCCTTTCATtttccggggtgcctgggtggcttagttggttaaggcaactgcctttggctcaggtcatggtcccaggatcctgggatggaactccatgtcaggctccctgctaagcagggagcctgcttctccctctgcctctgctgctccccctgcttgcgctgtgtgtgtgtgtgtgtgtgtgtgtgtgtgtaataaaatctttaaaaaaaataaaatcctatcatTTTTGTACTacacatagaaaatcctaaagactccaccaaaaactactaaaagtaataaaagaattaagtaaagtggcaggatacaaaattatacCCAGAAATTGATAGCCTTTCTATACACTAgtaatgaaatagcagaaaaagaaattaaaaaaagaattctatttacaattgcaccaaaaagaataaaatgcctaggaataaatttaaccaaagaggtaaaagaactacatactctgaaaactataaaacactaatgaaagaacttgaagatgatacaaacaaatggaaagatactccatactcatggattggaggaattaatattgttaaaatttccatattgcccaaagcaatctagatTCAGTgcagtctctatcaaaataccaacagcatttttcaaaaaagtagaacaaataatactaaaatctgtatggaaccacagaagaccctgaatagccaaagtcatcgttagaagaaagaacaaagctggtgCTATCACAATACCAGACTTGaagacatactacaaagctgtagtaatgaaaacactggcacaaaaatagacacattgatcaatgggacagaatagagaccccagaaatcaTCCCAAAATTATATGATCaatctataacaaaggaggcaagaatatacaatagggaaaagacaacctctttaataaatgatgctgggaaaactggacagctacatgtaaaagaatgaatcttctttttttttttttttttaactgtatttattttttcatcagagaagggggtgggcagagacacaggcagagggagaagcaggctccatgcagggagcccaacatgggactcgattccgggtctccagggtcatgccctgggctgaaggcagcactaaaccactgaaccaaccaggctGCCCGAAACTAGACTACTTTCtaacaccatgcacaaaaataaacttgaaatggattcaaggggcacctgggtggctcagtggttgaatgtctgccttaggctcaggtcatgatcccagggtcctgggatcgagtcccgtgttgggctccccataaggaacctgcttttctctctccctgcatggagcctgcttctccctctgcctgtgtctctgccccccctcccccgtgtctgtcatgaataaataaaatagattttattttattgccctaaataaataaaatcttttaaaaaatcataaaattaaaaagaaatggattcaagacctaaatataagacctaaaaccataaaaatcctagaagagagcacaagcagtaatttctgaCTTTGGCTGTAGCAACacttttctagatatgcctcctgaagcaagggaaacaaaagcaaaagtaaactattgagactacatcaaaataaaaagctttttgcatggcagaagaaatcaagaaaacaaaaataagatatttgcaaatgatatatctgctAAGGGattaatacccagaatatatgaagaacttctgggcagcctgggtggcttagtggtttagcaccgcctttggcccagggcctgatcctggagtcccaggatcgagtcccatgtcaggctccctgcatggagcctgcttctccctctgcctgtgtctctgccaatctttctctctgtgtctctcattaataaataaataaaatcttaaaaaaatatattaaaagaacttttacaactcatcATCAAAAAAGcccaatctgatttaaaaatgggcagaggacctgaagagacatttttccaaagaggttaCACAGAGAGCCAACAAGTACCTGACATATGCTCAACATCGCtaatcaccaaggaaatgcaaatcaaaactacaatcactttatatctgtcagaatgactagaatcaaaatgacaagaaacaaGTCTTgggaaagatgtggagaaaaagcaattgttgttgggaatgtaatgtaatgtacagccactgtgggaaacctAGAGGGACCTAgaaggtactatgctaagtgaaataaatcagactgagaaagacaaatacaatagtGTTCCACTGataagtagaatctaaaaaagaaaattattgggatgcctgggtggctcagcggttgagcatctgcctttgactcagggtgtgatcctggagtccctggatcaagtcccacatcgggctccctgcatggagcctgcttctccctctgcctgtatctctctgcctctctgtgtgtctctcatgaataaataaaatctttttttaaaaaaggaaattattaaataaaaagcagaatcagacctataaatacagagaacaaactgatggttgccataGGGGAAGTGAGTGGTGGgaagatgagcaaaatgggtgaaggggagaaggagatacagaaataaaaggcacagcacagggaatctAGTCAGTGATATAGCATTGTGTGGCAACaaatggcagctacacttgtattgaacatagcataatgtataaacgtattaaatcactaagttgtacacttaGAAACTAATACTATGTTGCATGTCAACCATactcaagtaaaaaataaattttagggacgcttggtcactcagtggttgtgtctgccttaggctcag
This window encodes:
- the RNF44 gene encoding RING finger protein 44 isoform X2, with the translated sequence MRPWALAVTRWPPSAPVGQRRFSVGPGSTPGQLRGSPSREGPLASLPAQDERLPSQQPLPRPHLPVEEHRASAPAGRSPRMLHPASQQSPFMVDLHEQVHQGPVPLSYTVTTVTTQGFPLPTGQHIPGCSAQQLPACSVMFSGQHYPLCCLPPPLIQACTMQQLPVPYQAYPHLISSDHYILHPPPPAPHPQPAHMAPLGQFVSLQAQHPRMPLQRLDNDVDLRGDQHPLGSFTYSTSAPGPALSPSVPLHYLPHDPLHQELSFGVPYSHMMPRRLSTQRYRLQQPLPPPPPPPPPPPYYPSFLPYFLSMLPMSPTAMGPTISLDLDVDDVEMENYEALLNLAERLGDAKPRGLTKADIEQLPSYRFNPDSHQSEQTLCVVCFSDFEARQLLRVLPCNHEFHTKCVDKWLKANRTCPICRADASEVPREAE
- the RNF44 gene encoding RING finger protein 44 isoform X1, which gives rise to MRPWALAVTRWPPSAPVGQRRFSVGPGSTPGQLRGSPTGASSLWCSPSREGPLASLPAQDERLPSQQPLPRPHLPVEEHRASAPAGRSPRMLHPASQQSPFMVDLHEQVHQGPVPLSYTVTTVTTQGFPLPTGQHIPGCSAQQLPACSVMFSGQHYPLCCLPPPLIQACTMQQLPVPYQAYPHLISSDHYILHPPPPAPHPQPAHMAPLGQFVSLQAQHPRMPLQRLDNDVDLRGDQHPLGSFTYSTSAPGPALSPSVPLHYLPHDPLHQELSFGVPYSHMMPRRLSTQRYRLQQPLPPPPPPPPPPPYYPSFLPYFLSMLPMSPTAMGPTISLDLDVDDVEMENYEALLNLAERLGDAKPRGLTKADIEQLPSYRFNPDSHQSEQTLCVVCFSDFEARQLLRVLPCNHEFHTKCVDKWLKANRTCPICRADASEVPREAE